One part of the Nematostella vectensis chromosome 8, jaNemVect1.1, whole genome shotgun sequence genome encodes these proteins:
- the LOC5515219 gene encoding uncharacterized protein LOC5515219: protein MESETRQVTAIVVGCGNRGQNYSSYALECPQRLKIVAVADPIKSRRQKIARMSGLTNEELIVDDWVKLSSKGTRIADCVFICTQDQFHCGPAVSFASRGYHILLEKPMSVEEKECEEIAMACQKANVILAVCHVLRYFPPVLKIKEIIDQGYIGEVVTVDHRENILYWHFAHSFVRGNWRNVKTSTFSLMAKSCHDIDLIMFWMGDRKCNKIQSFGSLKHFRQDQKPKGAGQTCLSCPEEVERLCPYSAKKIYLDRLSPREIPHWPMSVVCDVEDHPKGYRHALTETLKSGPYGKCVYECDNDVVDHQVVNMEFENEATASFTMNAFTKDMRRETRICGTKGELRWDGSSHGPIEVFDFTTGKGDQIFPDQTVPASTRLRGHGGADFFMIDAFIKSVSSNDQSLILTGIKDSLRSHKVVFAAERSRLNNTIETVDI, encoded by the coding sequence ATGGAATCTGAGACAAGACAAGTTACTGCCATTGTGGTAGGATGTGGAAACAGAGGCCAGAATTATTCAAGCTATGCTCTAGAATGTCCTCAACGATTAAAAATTGTTGCAGTTGCAGACCCAATTAAGTCAAGGAGACAAAAAATTGCTCGAATGTCAGGATTAACCAATGAGGAATTGATCGTGGATGATTGGGTTAAATTGTCTTCAAAGGGAACTAGAATTGCAGATTGTGTATTTATATGCACCCAGGATCAATTTCATTGTGGTCCTGCTGTTTCATTTGCTTCCCGGGGCTATCATATTCTGCTTGAAAAGCCCATGTCTGTTGAAGAAAAGGAATGTGAAGAAATTGCAATGGCTTGTCAAAAGGCTAATGTGATCCTTGCGGTATGCCATGTCCTCCGATATTTCCCAcctgttttgaaaatcaaagAAATCATTGATCAAGGTTACATTGGGGAAGTTGTCACTGTTGATCATCGAGAAAATATCCTCTACTGGCATTTTGCACACAGTTTTGTTAGAGGTAATTGGAGAAATGTAAAAacatcaacattttcattgatGGCAAAGTCTTGTCATGATATCGATCTCATAATGTTTTGGATGGGGGACAGAAAGTGTAACAAAATTCAAAGTTTTGGAAGCTTAAAGCATTTTAGACAAGACCAGAAGCCGAAAGGAGCAGGTCAAACATGTCTCTCTTGTCCTGAAGAAGTTGAGAGATTATGCCCCTATTCAGCTAAGAAAATCTACCTTGATAGATTGAGTCCTAGAGAAATCCCTCATTGGCCAATGTCTGTTGTCTGTGATGTTGAGGATCATCCCAAAGGTTATAGACATGCACTGACAGAAACATTGAAATCTGGTCCTTATGGAAAATGTGTTTATGAATGTGACAACGATGTTGTGGACCACCAAGTTGTAAACATGGAGTTTGAAAATGAAGCCACTGCAAGTTTCACCATGAATGCTTTCACCAAGGACATGCGGCGAGAGACCAGAATTTGTGGGACCAAAGGAGAACTGAGGTGGGATGGATCGAGTCATGGCCCTATTGAAGTCTTTGATTTCACTACCGGCAAAGGAGACCAAATATTTCCTGATCAAACTGTACCTGCAAGCACAAGACTAAGAGGACATGGTGGTGCTGACTTTTTCATGATTGATGCATTTATTAAGTCTGTTAGTTCAAATGATCAGTCCTTGATCCTTACTGGAATCAAGGACTCATTGAGAAGTCATAAGGTTGTTTTTGCAGCTGAAAGATCCAGACTCAACAACACCATTGAAACTGTTGATATTTAA